A genomic window from Pseudoalteromonas piratica includes:
- a CDS encoding L-serine ammonia-lyase, with product MISAFDMFSIGIGPSSSHTVGPMRASRLFVKSLQEQALLEQVTSVRCELFGSLGQTGIGHGSGKAVILGLAGYDPETIDADLVPSILDKIEKEETIYLDQSHAAAFPKKDAIVFHRRKTLPKHSNAMELQAFNGEECVFSEIFYSIGGGFIVRDEDFEKEKQAALTIREENPAPYPFDTGAELMAQCKEHGLSVPALMMANEKTLKTESEITDELYNIWLVMKACVERGMRTEGILPGGLKVKRRAPSLHRQLNIETHNDPLRAMEWVDLFALAVNEENAAGGRVVTAPTNGAAGILPAVLMYYHTFIKEVDKDIATRYLLTAAAIGILYKKNASISGAEVGCQGEVGVACSMAAGALTEILGGNVEKVENAAEIGMEHNLGLTCDPVGGLVQVPCIERNAMGAVKAINASRLAMRGSGEQKVSLDKVIKTMWDTGNDMKTKYKETARGGLAVNIIEC from the coding sequence ATGATAAGTGCATTCGATATGTTTAGTATCGGCATTGGTCCTTCCTCATCACATACTGTGGGCCCGATGCGCGCTTCAAGACTGTTTGTAAAGTCATTACAAGAGCAAGCGCTATTAGAGCAAGTAACCAGTGTTCGCTGTGAATTGTTTGGCTCACTCGGACAAACGGGTATTGGTCATGGTTCGGGTAAAGCAGTTATTTTAGGCCTTGCTGGTTACGATCCAGAAACCATTGATGCCGATCTGGTACCAAGCATTTTAGATAAAATCGAAAAAGAAGAAACTATCTATCTTGATCAAAGCCATGCTGCGGCATTTCCCAAAAAAGACGCTATCGTATTCCACCGTCGTAAGACCTTGCCAAAGCATTCAAATGCAATGGAACTACAAGCATTTAACGGCGAAGAATGTGTTTTCAGCGAGATTTTCTATTCTATCGGTGGCGGCTTTATTGTTCGCGACGAAGATTTCGAAAAAGAAAAGCAAGCTGCACTAACAATTCGCGAAGAAAACCCTGCACCATACCCATTTGATACGGGGGCAGAGTTAATGGCGCAGTGTAAAGAGCACGGTTTAAGTGTGCCAGCCCTAATGATGGCAAACGAAAAAACCCTTAAAACAGAGAGCGAGATCACAGACGAGCTATACAATATTTGGCTTGTGATGAAAGCGTGCGTTGAGCGCGGTATGCGCACTGAAGGTATTTTACCGGGCGGTTTAAAAGTAAAGCGTCGTGCACCGAGTCTGCACCGTCAACTGAACATTGAAACACATAACGATCCGCTGCGTGCAATGGAATGGGTTGATTTATTTGCCCTTGCGGTAAATGAAGAAAATGCTGCTGGCGGTCGTGTTGTTACCGCGCCGACAAACGGTGCAGCAGGCATACTTCCAGCGGTGCTAATGTACTACCACACATTCATTAAAGAAGTAGATAAAGACATTGCAACGCGTTACCTGCTAACCGCTGCTGCGATTGGTATTCTTTACAAAAAGAACGCATCAATTTCAGGTGCAGAAGTAGGCTGTCAAGGTGAAGTGGGCGTTGCTTGCTCAATGGCTGCGGGCGCACTCACTGAAATTTTAGGCGGCAATGTTGAGAAAGTTGAAAATGCCGCTGAAATTGGTATGGAGCACAACCTGGGATTAACCTGTGATCCGGTTGGTGGCCTTGTACAGGTACCGTGTATTGAGCGAAATGCGATGGGTGCTGTGAAAGCAATTAATGCATCTCGTCTTGCAATGCGCGGCTCTGGTGAACAAAAAGTATCCCTTGATAAAGTAATCAAAACCATGTGGGATACGGGTAATGATATGAAAACCAAATATAAAGAAACTGCCCGAGGCGGTTTAGCGGTTAACATTATTGAATGTTAA
- a CDS encoding NUDIX hydrolase, translated as MQLSEFLARFHIQQPSNDVGFPIQMRNIAKQSAVLVPLVNVSGEIHLLLCKRPDYLKHHPGQICFPGGKFEDSDANLLTTALRETFEEIGIEVDDNHVIGDMDSYWTLTGFEIKPYIALLPEKPNLLLATNEVASAFYLPLSQLIDQKNWQDIQFTRQFSAYTLTGFQTEYGLLWGATAQIIRNLIKHLN; from the coding sequence ATGCAGTTAAGTGAATTTCTAGCCCGTTTCCATATTCAGCAGCCAAGCAATGACGTTGGCTTTCCAATACAAATGCGCAATATTGCTAAGCAAAGCGCTGTATTGGTGCCGCTGGTTAATGTAAGCGGTGAAATTCATCTATTGCTGTGTAAACGTCCTGACTATTTAAAGCATCACCCAGGGCAAATTTGCTTTCCCGGTGGTAAATTTGAAGATTCTGACGCCAACTTACTTACCACAGCGTTGCGTGAAACCTTTGAGGAAATTGGCATTGAGGTGGACGATAACCATGTAATTGGTGATATGGACAGTTATTGGACGCTCACCGGATTTGAAATAAAACCCTACATTGCCCTACTTCCCGAAAAACCCAATTTGCTACTAGCAACCAATGAAGTCGCCAGTGCATTTTATCTTCCGCTGTCACAGCTTATAGATCAAAAAAATTGGCAAGATATTCAATTCACACGTCAGTTTTCTGCCTATACTCTAACTGGGTTTCAAACTGAATACGGCTTGCTTTGGGGTGCCACCGCGCAAATCATTCGCAATTTGATTAAACATCTAAATTAA
- the pabB gene encoding aminodeoxychorismate synthase component I yields the protein MINEQLICKKLDLALTSEHVFSFFADLQYAIFLDSANPAHPNNRFDIIVIDPISLIEVKNNVTFVDNIQAECDGFSAIHNAISPFVKDKAPFDLPFSGGALGLFSYDLGRSIEVMPEIAKNDIDLGQMLVGIYPDALIFDHHENQWFYIAQPCCDSETRLNNYLAPLTGAEGERKPFALTTKWQSNLSKGCYGERFNKVQEYLKSGDCYQINLAQRFDASFTGNPWLAYCKLRSANQAPFSAYINTGEQQILSLSPERFIQVKERQVETKPIKGTVPRSQDAHIDDDNKARLANSTKDRAENVMIVDLLRNDLGKVAKPGTVEVPKLFDIESFNAVHHLVSTVTSTLADGYNSIDQLKAAFPGGSITGAPKIRAMEIIEELEPHRRSIYCGSIGYISACGTMDTSITIRTLVCEKGKIYCWAGGGVVADSTLESELQETYDKVNRILPVLE from the coding sequence ATGATAAATGAACAATTAATATGCAAAAAATTAGACTTAGCGCTAACTAGCGAGCACGTTTTTAGTTTTTTTGCAGATTTGCAGTATGCCATTTTCTTAGATTCGGCAAACCCAGCACACCCAAATAACCGCTTTGACATTATTGTTATTGATCCCATTTCACTGATTGAAGTAAAAAACAATGTGACTTTTGTTGATAATATCCAAGCTGAGTGTGATGGGTTTAGTGCAATACACAACGCAATAAGCCCATTCGTAAAAGACAAAGCCCCATTTGATTTACCGTTTTCAGGCGGCGCATTAGGTTTGTTCAGTTACGATTTAGGCCGCTCAATCGAAGTGATGCCAGAAATTGCGAAAAACGATATCGATTTAGGCCAAATGCTCGTGGGTATTTACCCCGACGCCCTGATATTTGATCATCACGAAAACCAGTGGTTTTATATCGCGCAACCATGTTGCGATAGCGAAACACGGCTTAATAATTACCTTGCACCGCTTACAGGCGCTGAAGGCGAGCGTAAACCCTTTGCCTTAACAACTAAGTGGCAATCAAACCTGAGTAAAGGCTGTTATGGTGAGCGTTTTAATAAAGTGCAGGAATACTTAAAAAGCGGCGATTGCTACCAAATAAATTTGGCACAGCGCTTTGATGCGAGCTTTACTGGTAACCCTTGGCTTGCCTATTGTAAGTTGCGAAGTGCTAACCAAGCGCCCTTTTCGGCTTATATTAATACCGGAGAGCAACAAATACTCTCACTTTCGCCTGAACGTTTTATTCAGGTAAAAGAGCGTCAGGTTGAAACTAAGCCGATTAAAGGCACAGTGCCACGCAGTCAAGATGCACATATTGATGATGATAATAAAGCACGCCTTGCAAATTCAACCAAAGATCGCGCTGAAAACGTGATGATTGTTGATTTACTGAGAAACGATTTAGGCAAAGTAGCTAAGCCGGGTACCGTTGAAGTGCCTAAGCTCTTTGATATTGAAAGCTTTAACGCAGTGCATCATTTAGTATCAACGGTTACATCTACCCTTGCTGACGGTTACAACTCGATTGATCAATTAAAAGCAGCATTTCCCGGTGGCTCGATAACTGGCGCACCCAAAATCCGAGCAATGGAAATTATTGAAGAATTAGAACCTCACCGCCGCTCAATCTATTGTGGCTCAATTGGCTATATTTCTGCCTGTGGCACCATGGATACTAGCATAACCATTCGTACCTTGGTTTGTGAAAAAGGTAAAATTTATTGCTGGGCTGGCGGTGGCGTGGTTGCCGATTCAACCCTTGAGTCTGAGCTGCAAGAAACATACGATAAGGTAAATCGTATTTTACCTGTACTTGAATAA
- a CDS encoding fumarate hydratase, translating to MSTIRQQDFIDSIEDALQYISFYHPLDFVQALDKAYQKEESKAAKDAIAQILINSRMSAEGKRPLCQDTGIVTCFVKVGMDVKWDKTDLTVQQMVDEGTRRAYLNPDNPLRASIVADPAGSRKNTKDNTPSVVHIDMVPGAEVEVMIAAKGGGSENKTKMVMLNPSDDVAAWVEKTLPTMGAGWCPPGMLGIGIGGTAEKAAVLAKESLMDPVDIHELMERGAETAEEKLRLEIFERANKTGIGAQGLGGLTTVVDIKIKTAPTHAASKPVVMIPNCAATRHVHFTLDGTGPADLKAPKLEDWPEVTFEVGEDTRRVNLDTLTKEDTADWKMGETVLLSGKILTGRDAAHKRLQDMINSGEGLPEGVDFTNKFIYYVGPVDAVGDEAVGPAGPTTATRMDKFTDLMLENTGIVGMIGKAERGPATVESIKNNKSIYLMAVGGAAYLVSKAIKKAKVVAFEDLGMEAIYEFEVEDMPVTVAVDSEGNNAHSAGPAIWKAKIEELDAKLK from the coding sequence ATGAGCACTATCCGTCAGCAAGACTTTATTGACAGCATCGAAGATGCATTGCAATACATTTCGTTTTATCACCCATTAGATTTCGTACAAGCGCTTGATAAAGCGTACCAAAAAGAAGAAAGCAAAGCGGCTAAAGATGCGATTGCACAAATCTTAATTAACTCGCGTATGTCGGCAGAAGGTAAGCGCCCACTGTGTCAAGATACGGGTATTGTAACGTGTTTCGTTAAAGTGGGTATGGACGTTAAATGGGATAAAACCGATCTGACGGTTCAGCAAATGGTTGATGAAGGCACACGCCGCGCATACCTTAATCCAGATAACCCACTGCGTGCTTCAATCGTAGCAGACCCAGCAGGCAGCCGTAAAAACACTAAAGATAACACACCGTCAGTTGTGCATATCGACATGGTGCCAGGCGCTGAAGTTGAAGTAATGATTGCTGCTAAGGGCGGCGGCTCTGAAAACAAAACTAAAATGGTTATGCTTAACCCATCAGATGATGTAGCAGCTTGGGTTGAAAAGACGCTACCAACAATGGGTGCGGGCTGGTGTCCACCTGGCATGTTAGGTATAGGTATTGGTGGTACAGCTGAAAAAGCAGCGGTACTTGCAAAAGAATCACTGATGGATCCGGTCGATATTCATGAGTTAATGGAGCGCGGCGCGGAAACAGCGGAAGAGAAGCTTCGTTTAGAGATTTTTGAGCGCGCAAATAAAACAGGTATTGGCGCACAAGGCCTTGGTGGTTTAACTACCGTTGTTGATATTAAAATCAAAACAGCACCAACACACGCGGCATCTAAGCCTGTTGTGATGATCCCTAACTGTGCGGCAACGCGTCACGTTCACTTCACATTAGATGGTACAGGCCCTGCTGATCTTAAAGCGCCTAAGCTAGAAGATTGGCCAGAAGTAACATTTGAAGTAGGTGAAGACACACGCCGTGTTAACCTTGATACTTTAACAAAAGAAGACACAGCCGATTGGAAAATGGGCGAAACCGTACTGTTAAGCGGTAAAATCTTAACTGGTCGTGACGCTGCGCATAAGCGTTTACAAGACATGATTAATTCAGGTGAAGGCTTACCTGAAGGTGTTGATTTCACCAATAAATTTATCTACTACGTAGGCCCGGTAGATGCAGTAGGCGACGAAGCAGTAGGTCCTGCGGGTCCGACAACGGCAACGCGTATGGATAAATTTACTGACTTAATGCTTGAGAACACTGGCATTGTAGGCATGATTGGTAAAGCAGAGCGCGGCCCAGCAACAGTTGAATCAATCAAAAACAACAAGTCAATTTACCTAATGGCAGTGGGCGGTGCAGCGTACTTAGTATCAAAAGCAATTAAGAAAGCAAAAGTTGTTGCGTTTGAAGACTTAGGTATGGAAGCAATCTACGAATTTGAAGTAGAAGATATGCCAGTAACCGTTGCGGTAGATAGCGAAGGTAACAACGCGCACAGCGCAGGCCCTGCAATCTGGAAAGCAAAAATTGAAGAGCTAGACGCAAAACTAAAATAA
- a CDS encoding Leu/Phe/Val dehydrogenase: MTVFNRTEFDNHENVVFCADKETGLKAIIAVHSTKLGPAVGGCRLWDYASDEDAVYDVLRLSKGMTYKNAVARLPFGGGKSVIIGNAKEIKSDALFKAFGRHLERLGGSYYSAEDVNITCDDVAVMNTETNYVLGLEGKSGNPSPFTALGTFLGIKAAYQHKHGHQDLAGVKVSVQGLGAVSYTLCKYLHEAGAELFVTDINEERVSRVVNDFNATAVNIDEIYDLDVDVYAPCALGATINDETIPRIKAGIIAGCANNQLAEPRHGEIIREKGILYAPDYVINAGGIINVYYETAPEGYSAEAATKHVEGIFDTLSEIFKRSEDEQKSTHIIADELAQEIIENGL; the protein is encoded by the coding sequence GTGACTGTTTTTAATCGTACTGAATTTGATAACCACGAAAACGTTGTTTTTTGTGCAGACAAAGAAACTGGCTTAAAAGCAATTATTGCTGTACACAGCACTAAATTAGGCCCAGCAGTGGGTGGTTGTCGTTTATGGGATTACGCAAGTGACGAAGATGCAGTATACGATGTACTGCGTTTATCAAAAGGCATGACATATAAGAATGCTGTTGCGCGCTTACCATTCGGTGGCGGTAAATCGGTAATCATCGGTAACGCTAAAGAAATCAAATCAGATGCATTATTTAAAGCGTTTGGTCGTCATTTAGAGCGTTTAGGTGGTAGCTACTACTCAGCAGAAGACGTAAACATCACCTGTGATGACGTTGCAGTAATGAATACTGAAACAAACTATGTGCTTGGCCTTGAAGGTAAGAGCGGTAATCCATCACCATTTACAGCATTAGGCACGTTCTTAGGTATTAAAGCGGCTTACCAGCACAAGCACGGTCATCAAGACTTAGCGGGCGTAAAAGTGTCAGTACAAGGCCTTGGCGCGGTTTCTTATACACTGTGCAAATACCTACACGAAGCAGGTGCTGAGCTGTTTGTAACAGACATCAACGAAGAGCGTGTTAGCCGTGTAGTAAACGACTTTAACGCAACTGCAGTTAACATTGACGAAATCTACGACCTAGATGTTGATGTATACGCGCCGTGTGCACTGGGTGCAACAATCAATGATGAGACGATTCCTCGCATTAAAGCAGGCATTATCGCCGGGTGTGCGAATAACCAGCTTGCAGAGCCACGCCACGGTGAAATTATTCGTGAAAAAGGCATTTTATACGCGCCAGATTACGTGATTAACGCAGGTGGTATCATTAACGTTTACTACGAAACGGCGCCAGAAGGTTACAGTGCAGAAGCTGCAACTAAGCACGTTGAAGGTATTTTCGATACACTTAGCGAAATCTTCAAGCGCTCTGAAGACGAGCAAAAGTCAACGCATATCATTGCAGACGAACTAGCACAAGAAATCATCGAAAACGGTTTGTAA
- a CDS encoding CatA-like O-acetyltransferase, which translates to MATQIDLSTWQRAEHFSFFKDLANPYFSVCVRIDAGELFAACKQSGQSFYLACLYALLRANNSYQPVCHRIDNNQVWLCDKIEINAVQLDEQNLFKISYLPYAEGFADFSEKGKIAFETAISQPFFSEQFNSIEGRLNCIHVSVLPWLDFTGFSHATPFGEQNGIPKYVFGKFDIQLGTMPLNIDVHHGLMDGFHVAQFVNVLQQEMAALAKSLR; encoded by the coding sequence ATGGCAACTCAAATCGACCTTTCTACTTGGCAACGTGCCGAACACTTTTCATTTTTTAAAGACTTAGCAAACCCGTATTTTTCGGTCTGTGTGCGTATAGATGCGGGTGAATTGTTTGCTGCATGTAAGCAAAGTGGTCAGTCTTTCTATTTAGCTTGCCTTTACGCCTTGCTGCGTGCCAATAATAGCTATCAACCCGTTTGTCATCGTATTGATAACAACCAAGTATGGTTGTGCGATAAAATTGAAATCAACGCGGTGCAATTAGATGAGCAAAACCTCTTTAAAATTTCGTACTTACCTTATGCGGAAGGCTTTGCTGACTTTAGTGAAAAAGGCAAAATTGCATTTGAAACAGCAATAAGTCAGCCATTTTTCTCAGAGCAATTCAACTCAATAGAAGGGCGCCTTAACTGTATTCATGTGTCGGTGTTACCTTGGCTTGATTTTACTGGCTTTTCTCACGCGACACCGTTTGGTGAGCAAAATGGCATTCCCAAATATGTGTTTGGTAAATTCGATATACAACTTGGCACCATGCCACTCAATATTGATGTACACCACGGCTTAATGGACGGCTTTCATGTTGCGCAGTTTGTTAATGTGCTACAGCAAGAAATGGCAGCACTTGCTAAAAGCTTAAGGTGA
- a CDS encoding helicase-related protein: MLPINQIKTDFLAHIGNNNSYQPIIVSANTGTGKSTQLPQWCTHTGKVLVIEPRRIACTSLAERVANEMQTPLGEKVGYAIRFEIQANDNSEIVFVTPGVALRWLNEGLLNDFNTIMLDEFHERRWDTDLLLALLLEHNKTSNQPYQLVITSATLNAEQLINYCQGTHLHAEGKVFPVDEHYLAPAMRDMPHKDNLTERMAFAAEKAYQLGSQDVLAFLPGKGEIQLCASYLRARLNNQFDIITLHGASPISEQKRALQQGDKRRLILATNVAETSLTIPGVDVVIDSGLERRTHIRNGQSVLDLTAIANDSKLQRRGRAGRIKQGVYLALFGQHAPLEAHTPPEIQRENLTDMMLAAAANNNALGNLRFINPLSQQAHDLAFSTLKSINAINDAGIATDYGKALAPLPIDVSLSHLVASMPNNRLKQAMADLAGALSVPAKLYTLDKNAEKFLQLENDFPNLCDFSLLIGLVRGQFLEYISAEENALIEAKQFASQLRSHFDLPELSKYASYNITELQHAIAALLPSCVYIKKQNRRGSYNNGQQEVVIAKDSYLSNEPDALLVLKTYSLAGRAVKDRKTLATKVSPITTSIIIDNDLGEAKLCSSEITEQNELLGNYQYHYAGTSLKSFSDVIKSHEFIAATVNLIETGALCESLFEKLTQEFQQLCLYQNVHSTDWQLLAPHKHIAQVLSDLEISSLDELALLDNSDFAYGLVDDYTWQQFCELYPLTVVLPQQQLRVEYFISAKRVVLHYMSGKRVEAPKKWELPNFNGAKIQYRRASKLVDIK; this comes from the coding sequence ATGCTACCAATCAACCAGATTAAAACCGATTTTTTAGCCCATATTGGCAACAACAATAGCTATCAACCGATTATTGTGAGCGCCAACACGGGTACGGGTAAATCGACCCAATTGCCACAATGGTGCACACACACAGGCAAAGTATTGGTCATTGAGCCAAGGCGTATTGCATGTACTAGCCTTGCCGAGCGCGTCGCAAACGAAATGCAAACACCCCTTGGCGAAAAAGTGGGTTATGCCATTCGCTTTGAAATACAAGCAAACGACAACAGCGAAATAGTGTTTGTTACCCCGGGTGTGGCACTGCGCTGGTTAAATGAAGGGTTATTAAACGATTTCAATACCATTATGCTCGATGAGTTTCATGAGCGCCGCTGGGATACCGATTTACTGCTGGCTTTACTGCTTGAGCATAATAAAACCAGCAATCAGCCCTATCAGCTGGTGATCACCTCTGCCACATTAAACGCTGAGCAACTCATTAACTATTGCCAAGGCACGCATTTACATGCCGAAGGTAAGGTGTTCCCAGTAGATGAGCATTACCTTGCCCCCGCTATGCGTGATATGCCACATAAAGACAACCTCACTGAGCGCATGGCATTTGCCGCTGAAAAAGCGTATCAACTTGGCAGCCAAGATGTATTGGCATTTTTACCTGGCAAAGGGGAAATTCAACTGTGTGCCAGTTATTTGCGGGCACGATTGAACAACCAATTCGATATAATCACCTTGCATGGTGCAAGCCCCATCAGCGAGCAAAAACGCGCTTTGCAACAAGGGGATAAACGCCGCCTTATTTTAGCGACTAACGTGGCAGAAACATCTTTAACCATACCCGGTGTTGATGTGGTGATTGATTCGGGACTTGAACGCCGCACGCATATTCGTAACGGCCAAAGTGTATTGGATTTAACTGCGATTGCCAATGACTCCAAACTACAACGCCGCGGTCGCGCTGGGCGCATTAAACAAGGTGTTTACTTAGCCTTGTTTGGTCAACATGCACCGCTTGAAGCCCATACACCACCTGAAATCCAACGTGAAAATTTAACAGATATGATGTTGGCAGCCGCGGCAAATAATAATGCTCTTGGCAATTTACGCTTTATCAATCCACTATCACAACAAGCCCATGATTTAGCGTTTTCAACGCTTAAATCCATCAATGCCATTAACGATGCGGGTATTGCAACTGACTATGGTAAAGCCCTTGCGCCACTGCCCATTGACGTTTCGCTTTCCCATTTAGTGGCAAGCATGCCGAATAACCGCCTAAAGCAGGCAATGGCCGACCTTGCAGGTGCCCTAAGCGTGCCAGCCAAACTGTACACTCTAGATAAGAATGCAGAAAAGTTCCTGCAATTAGAAAATGACTTTCCGAACCTCTGTGACTTTAGCTTGCTCATTGGCTTAGTGCGCGGCCAGTTTTTAGAGTATATCAGCGCAGAAGAAAACGCCCTGATTGAGGCAAAGCAATTTGCCAGCCAGCTGCGCAGCCATTTCGACTTACCCGAGCTTAGTAAATACGCCAGTTACAACATCACTGAATTGCAACACGCTATTGCCGCCTTGCTGCCTAGCTGCGTGTATATAAAAAAGCAAAATCGCCGTGGTAGTTACAACAATGGTCAGCAAGAAGTGGTGATTGCTAAAGACAGCTACTTAAGTAATGAACCCGACGCCTTGTTAGTACTTAAAACCTACAGCCTTGCTGGGCGTGCAGTAAAAGACCGCAAAACACTGGCAACCAAGGTAAGCCCCATCACCACCAGCATTATTATTGATAATGACTTAGGTGAAGCAAAGCTATGCTCCTCTGAGATTACTGAGCAAAATGAACTGCTTGGCAATTACCAATACCACTACGCAGGCACATCTTTAAAATCGTTTAGCGATGTAATTAAAAGCCATGAATTTATTGCCGCCACCGTTAACCTAATTGAAACTGGTGCACTTTGTGAATCGCTTTTTGAAAAATTAACACAGGAATTCCAGCAACTTTGTCTATACCAAAACGTACACAGCACCGACTGGCAATTATTAGCACCACACAAACATATCGCACAAGTATTAAGTGATTTAGAAATAAGCTCGCTTGATGAGCTGGCACTTCTTGATAACAGTGATTTTGCCTATGGCTTAGTTGATGACTACACATGGCAGCAATTTTGTGAGCTGTACCCGCTAACAGTGGTGTTGCCACAGCAACAACTCAGAGTGGAATACTTTATTAGCGCAAAACGCGTGGTGCTTCATTACATGAGTGGCAAACGAGTTGAAGCACCTAAAAAGTGGGAACTACCTAACTTTAATGGCGCAAAAATACAATATCGCCGCGCCAGTAAATTGGTGGATATTAAATAA
- a CDS encoding TRM11 family SAM-dependent methyltransferase has protein sequence MKDIAILISPVANGAYFNETIDIAQKEFKQCIGEYDLTLNEIGGMQFLQTQLPEQKLEALARLSFVQGIFSYDSGTLTPLSLNTDFNLHSDFVFGSKYKGKTNEILTQLLLNVGLSFCKEKDVSKIKLLDPMCGRGTTLMWAMRYGIKSKGIEQDPNAVLDFRTFAKKWTKLHRQKHELKEGFIGKANKQNKGKFIDFTANGVNTRIINGNATTACDLLKREKQHLIISDIPYGVQHFTTEKTRNPIAVLEECAPQWADLLHKDGICVIAFNKYIPKRKELIAVFEAAGLSALEFEAPHRMSESIFRDVVVLRKN, from the coding sequence TTGAAAGACATTGCGATTTTGATATCACCTGTTGCAAACGGTGCTTATTTTAACGAAACCATCGATATTGCACAAAAAGAGTTTAAACAGTGTATTGGCGAGTATGATCTGACACTAAACGAGATTGGTGGCATGCAATTTTTGCAAACCCAACTGCCAGAGCAAAAACTTGAGGCGCTAGCTCGTTTATCATTTGTACAAGGCATTTTTAGCTATGATTCGGGCACATTAACACCGCTATCGCTAAATACAGATTTTAACTTACACAGTGATTTTGTATTTGGTAGCAAGTACAAAGGCAAAACTAATGAAATTTTAACGCAGTTGCTGCTCAATGTGGGTTTAAGTTTCTGTAAAGAAAAAGACGTCAGCAAGATTAAATTGCTCGACCCTATGTGCGGGCGCGGCACCACTTTAATGTGGGCAATGCGTTATGGCATTAAGTCAAAAGGCATTGAGCAAGATCCTAATGCGGTATTGGACTTTAGAACCTTTGCCAAAAAATGGACTAAGCTTCACCGCCAAAAGCACGAGCTAAAAGAAGGCTTTATTGGTAAAGCCAATAAACAAAACAAGGGTAAGTTTATTGACTTTACTGCTAATGGCGTTAATACCCGTATAATTAATGGTAATGCTACGACCGCGTGTGATTTATTAAAACGTGAAAAGCAGCATTTAATCATTAGTGATATTCCCTACGGTGTACAGCACTTTACGACTGAAAAAACCCGTAACCCGATTGCTGTGTTAGAAGAATGTGCACCGCAATGGGCCGATTTACTGCACAAAGACGGTATTTGCGTTATTGCGTTTAATAAGTACATTCCAAAACGCAAAGAGCTAATTGCGGTTTTTGAAGCGGCAGGCCTTAGCGCGCTTGAGTTTGAAGCGCCACATCGCATGAGCGAATCAATTTTCCGTGACGTTGTTGTTTTAAGAAAGAACTAA
- a CDS encoding M90 family metallopeptidase, with amino-acid sequence MDFILIFLTLVFIVVYWHFDKLRNIYWEHKLKDRTLSESDRNVLLKYMPIYRRMTDSERARLEKHIIWFLATKDFLGRDGLVVNHAMKLIVAADACVLVLNKPWPLYKNVKQILLYPSAYYANSESRDGAGLVSFHQTVRQGESWPGGTLVLSWHDVLNGNRLPNDGHNLVFHEFAHQLDQETGATTGTPLLKDKLTYESWGREFSRAYNVLKAHVAYGMPHVIHSYGATNEAEFFAVITETYIEKPSELKAYDPVIFDLLLNYFGFDPRRWN; translated from the coding sequence ATGGACTTCATATTAATATTTCTTACCCTAGTATTTATCGTTGTTTATTGGCATTTCGATAAGCTACGCAATATTTACTGGGAACATAAACTAAAAGATCGCACATTAAGCGAGAGCGATCGCAATGTATTACTCAAGTACATGCCGATTTATCGCCGAATGACAGATAGCGAACGCGCACGATTAGAAAAACACATCATCTGGTTTTTAGCGACCAAAGACTTTTTAGGGCGCGATGGCCTAGTGGTAAACCACGCAATGAAGTTGATTGTTGCGGCCGATGCTTGTGTCTTGGTGCTAAATAAACCTTGGCCGCTTTATAAAAATGTAAAGCAAATTTTGCTTTACCCAAGCGCCTATTATGCAAATTCAGAAAGCCGAGATGGCGCAGGCCTTGTAAGTTTTCACCAAACGGTTAGGCAAGGGGAGTCGTGGCCCGGAGGGACTTTGGTGCTTTCATGGCATGATGTACTTAACGGTAACCGTTTACCAAACGATGGCCACAATTTAGTTTTTCATGAGTTTGCCCATCAACTCGATCAAGAAACTGGTGCAACAACAGGCACGCCACTGTTAAAAGACAAACTCACCTATGAAAGTTGGGGACGAGAATTCTCTCGTGCCTATAATGTGTTAAAAGCGCATGTGGCATATGGCATGCCCCACGTTATTCACAGTTATGGTGCCACCAATGAAGCGGAGTTTTTCGCGGTGATCACCGAAACCTACATTGAAAAACCCAGCGAATTAAAAGCATATGATCCGGTCATTTTTGATCTGTTACTTAATTACTTTGGCTTTGATCCAAGGCGCTGGAACTAA